The Cryptosporangium aurantiacum DNA segment GCACGACCTCGTCGGGCACACGCTCACCGTGATGCTGGTCCGGGTCGGCGCGGCGCGCGTGGTCCTGGACCGCGACCCCGGTCAGGCCCGCGACATCCTGCACGGGGTGGAGGAGAGCGGACGCGCGGCGCTCGACGAGCTCGACCACGTCCTCGGCGTGCTCCGGCCGGACGCCACCCCGGACGCCACCCCGGACCCCACCGACGCGCAGCCGGGCCTGGCCTCGGTGCCCCGGCTGGTCGAGCGGATGGCCGGAACCGGCACCGCGGTCTCGGTGCGGATCGAGCCGCCCGCCGACGCGCTTCCCGCCGGCCTCGACCGCGCCGCGTACCGGATCGTCCAGGAAGCACTGACCAACGCGCTCCGGCACGGCAGGGCAGCCTCGGTCAGCGTGTCCGCACGGTGCGACCGCGGCACGGTCGAGCTGGTGGTGTCCGACGACGGCGCCGGACCGCCGCCGGGTTACCGGCCCGGACGAGGCCTGCTGGGCATCGCCGAACGCGCCGCGCTGTTCGCCGGAACCGTCGAGCACGCGGCCCGCGACGGTGGCGGCTTCCGCGTCCGAGCCGTGCTTCCGCTGCCGTGACCGCGTCCGGCGTCCGAATTCTGCTCGCCGATGACGACGCGCTGCTCCGCGCG contains these protein-coding regions:
- a CDS encoding sensor histidine kinase, translating into MTPLARTAHLVAARVRAVPPPVVDLAPAVVAFAAMVATRAATDPGDRLAIGVALSAIVATGLALRRRAPVIGYAVQTGALAVESLGLGPGELTPLVNLMGLYALGHGAARQRVLWGPVIMLPGILAYFGPDDGPALAPAGVVFLWLLVWAAGYTAARRRDAQAEARAEEERRMRQDAVADERTRIARELHDLVGHTLTVMLVRVGAARVVLDRDPGQARDILHGVEESGRAALDELDHVLGVLRPDATPDATPDPTDAQPGLASVPRLVERMAGTGTAVSVRIEPPADALPAGLDRAAYRIVQEALTNALRHGRAASVSVSARCDRGTVELVVSDDGAGPPPGYRPGRGLLGIAERAALFAGTVEHAARDGGGFRVRAVLPLP